The genomic segment GTGTGCTTGGAGGTTGGAGAAATTGAATATTATAAATCCGCTTGAACAGTTCGATTTTGTAAGCGGACAGTTTTTCTACTAACTCATCCGGTTTAATTTCACCAGGAGCGCTTGCCTGTCTGATTCCATAGTCAATGTCTGCCAAGTACATGCCTAAGCCGGCGTTCGCCGTGGCATCAATATCGCCATGACTGTAATCCGGTAATACTTGGGATAAATAACTGCTTATTTCCTCTGTAGCTGGCAGTTGTTGAATGACTGTTGGAACTTCGGGGGCAATGTCAGATGACACGGTGGCGTTTGACCCTAAGAGAATCGCTGTCTTGTTGTAAGAGTGATTGCACAGCTTCAGGTTAATGAGGGCAGACTTAATCCACTCGGAAGTCAGGAAGAAATCGGGGTCAATGGTAGACTCTCCCAGCCAAGGGAATATACCTTCTAGTATCAGGATTCCTGATAAATCGGTGGTTTTCCAGAACCGCAGAATTTCAAAGTAATGTTCGCGCCTGTTTTTGGCGATCGCCTGATACTGCTCAACTCTTTGTAAACTTAATCCCCTCTCATTACTGGATAACTGGTGTAGCGCATCATCTTCGAGCGTCCACAGGTAACAGTTAATATTGTATTGCTGGCATTCACTGGCTAGATTGATGAGCAGCCTGACCCTCTCTTGCAATGGAGACTCGACAGCAATCAGCTTATTGTTAAGCTTAATTAATCCAAATATTTGTTTAATTAACTCATTATTCATTAGGGCTTTAGTTAAATTTCACCCCAATATTATTGATAGCTAAAACTCTTTACTAGCTACTTTGGTACTGAAAAAATCGGTACTAGAGTAGCTTGACTTTTTTGCAACTATAGCTCTAATTCCTCGTGGTTTTGTTGTGAATAACGTTGTTGTAATTGATGGGAGAAATTGATTAACTGCGTATTCCAATCCCGACTTTCGCACTTGAGTTGAGTCGAGTGTGGCAGTAGTTCTTTAACAGCCCGTGCCACTGTTGGTTGACTAAAAGCTAACTGTACACAAGGAACATTACGTAATCTTTCAACAGGTAAATTTGAAGTGTCATCTGCTGCCATGTAAATTGTTCTGTTTTCTGGTATTCCTTTAACCTGATATTCCAGCATGGCTACTGAAATGGCATCAATGGGAGAAAAAGACAGCACGACAGTACTAGTTTGTTCGCTAGGCTTTTTCCCCAAAGTAAAGTAAAACCAGCTATCGCGGCGAACTGTACCTAACTCATAACCAGAAAATGTATTAGCTGTCCCTTCTAAAAATGCCCCTTTGGTCTTTCCGTTGAGATCCCGCATCACAAAAACTACATTTGCTTTTGAGTCGGCATAAACTAGTCCCTGGTTATGTAACATTTGTACGCAATCAGAAGGTATGCCTCGTTTCTGAGTTAGGTAATGTTCTACTTGCTGCCACTGTTTTTTATCCTCAATCGGTGGAGTGAATTGGGGTACTGGTTGAGTTTGGATAATAACAGCCGTAACTTTTTGAGCATGAGCGCTCGCTGCACGTTTTGCGCCGACTTCACCAAATCGCTCCCCGATCCATGCGATCGCAGTTGTTTGGTTGCATTGATTAACGTGCTTGACTAAATCAATAGCACTGTTACCCCCTAACGAAGAACCATTGCCAAAGTCAGTAAATTGAGAGGCATTTATATTAATGATGTGGTTTCCTCCAACCCATTCATTCCCTTTACGCCACAGTCCCAACTCAATAGCAACATCATCCAAAGCTAAATCAGTTGACCACTCGGTAAGCTTTTTTATTGATTGATTATCTTGTTCTAATTGTGCAATTCGTCGCCGTAACTGTTCATTTTCAAGTGAGAGAGCTTTGGCTGTAGCCTCCATTTCCTGTTTACGTTGATTCGCCCTGTCTCGGTCGGCAGCTTTGGCTAAAAGATGTTCTGCACTTAGCTCATCAACTTCTAAATCGCGCCCTTCCTCCACAATGCGGTAAAAATCCTTGATGTCCTGGTGCTTTGCTCTGCTTCCTTTAATACCGCGCTCCAACCCAATTAACCGCATTGTCTGGTAGTAAGAATTTTGAAATTGTTGGATTTTCTGCCGCCCGTCAAAGAAATGATTGCACCGTAGCTGTCCTTGATCATCAAGAGGGACAAAATAAGCGTGAATATGGGGTGTGGCTTCATCCAGGTGTAACTCGGCGCGGACAATGCGATTACCATATTCATCCGCTAACCACTGATGAGTCGCTTCTAGCCATTCATCCAGCTTTTGGGGTTCATAGTAACCGGCTTGAGTGGGGCAGTTGGGACGGAAATAACTGGGCGATGCACTCAACAGTAACTCTACGCAGTACACCGCATCAGTGCGAATCTTCCGCTTCTGCTCCGAGTCCCTTATCTTGGCTAAGACTAAATCCTCTAGTCGTTCCTCTGGGTTGAGGCTACCGATGAACCGAATATTTTTTTGAGTGGGATCTGCATTAGGGGTTTCTCTTTCTCGTGCAGTGTGAGATGCACTCCCTGATATGTTACCCCGCTTTAATTTTTTTAATCGCGCGATCGCGTATGCCATTTTTTATCTACACTAAAAATTGGAAATACAAGTTTTTGGGCTGACTGACTGAGAAACAAATATCACTCAAATTATTGCTGTTTTTTCTCGGTTTCACGCTACTTTTTCAGCCAAATCGCTCAAATGCGAAAATGAGAAAATAACCGTAGTAAGTACGACTATCTTAAGCCACCCTACAGCATTTCTGGGGCAATTCTCCCGCTATTCCCAAGATTCCCTTAGTAGTATAGTCACTCTTGACACAATTTTAGCCTAAGTAGAAAACACCCGACTTTTTGGGGTTTGGACTAAAAAACCACGCAATAGCAAGGCTTTTGGGCTGTTTAATTGTCAATAATCTTTAATTAATGAGAATTTATGGGCTGCTCACAGAATTTTTTGAGAATTACTCAAGGTTTTCAAAGACAATTCAAAATTTTTGGGAGTTGTTGTAGTGCAAAATCAACAAGCTTGTAGTACGCATTCTCAATAAGACCTAAGCTTATTGAGAATAAAAACATGGCAAAAAAGTGGCTGTAGCTGATTAATGATAAGACTTTCAAGAGAAAAAATGCAAAAAGAGTGGACGGCCAAAGGGACAGAAAACGGCGTTTCTTGTGCTTTTGGGCGTCCAAAGGAAAGTCATGAAATCTAGATATTTCCAATTTGGGCTTGTGTGAGGACGGCCAAAGGGACAGAAAACGGCATTTCTTGTGCTTTTGGGCGTCCAAATTCATAGTATTTATTTTGACCAAAAGCGTACTGAAAAATCAAAGAAACCCGACTTAAATAGTGTAGATTCAATATTTTGAAGGAATTGCGTTATGAAGTCTAAAAAAAATGATTAAATGAACAAGTAGAAATAAAATTTAAGCACTTCAAGATTGCTCCATAGATAAAAAAGTGAAATTGAAGTTCCTCAAGACGAAAACTATTGAAACTAAATTTTAAGAAAAATAAAGTTCAGCAGTATTAAAAATAAAGTGTCATAATTTTTAAGTAAGAATTCAGCACTCAGTTGGTCGCCGAGCGCAGCCGAGGTGAGTCAGAAGTCAGAATTTATAAAAGGTTTGATATTGCAAGTAGATTTATGAGTCAAATGAGTTTCTAATTTTTCTACTGTTCGGACTCATGAATTCTGACTCATGAATTCAGAAGGACTGAATTCTGACATTTCTAAGACCTGCATTACCTCTGTGAGAAGCATAAAATATGGCAGAGATAGAACAAATAAGAGTTTCGATTAAGCGCCCGAAAGATAGTTTAGATGGAAAAGTGGTTGGCTACATAAGGTCAAATCCATTTGGTTTAGAAGCAGATTATTCGCAAGTTATAACAGCAACGCTAAAAAACCACTGGCTACCTCTTGCCTTGTTTTCTTCGGGACTGAGGGGAGAAGAATTAAGACAGATTGGCATTTGGGCAATAGGCCAGTTAGAAGCGCAAATTAGTGTAATTCGGAGAATTTGTGGGATAGTACCAGACCCGCTAGTAGTGACCTCAAATACATCAATGCAAGCATCAGACATAGTGGCATCGGATAGTCCATCCATCTTAGGAATTATTTCCGCAGATCAGGAGATAAGCTCTACTGATGAAGACGATAACGATGACGATGAATTTCTTGACTCGCAAAACTATCAAGAGATGACCGACATTAAGCGGATGTTTGGCTGGGATAAACAAAACGGGGGCTGAAGATGAATAAAAAAAATAATTCTAAAGACTACACAAAAGTTGCGATAACTATTGATTTAGGGACAAGTTCTCAGAAGGGGATAGCACAGATTTATCCAGATGGGGTTCCAATAGTTTTAGCAATGGAACCAGAAATAGCGGATTTAGGAGTAGAGTCAATAGAATATTTGTCAAATCAACTTGTACAAGATACGACGGTGTGGATAGGAATTGGGTCAGAATACTATGTCCTGGGAGCATTAGCCAAAAGTATGTTCGCGGGGACATCAGCTATTAGAGATTTGAAGTATCAATATGCCTTACCGAAAGTAGCAGCTATGTTATGGTTGGCAATTCGGCGGCTGGGAGTGAAAAACCCAGATATAGAGCTATATGTACATTTGCTGTTGCCAGTGGGAGAAGCGTCAGATGGGCAAACGCTCAGAGCAAAACTAGCACAGAACTTAAAAACAGGAATAATCACGCCAACAGGGAGGTTAAAAGCGAAATTACGTAGCTTTGATGTCAGTCCAGAAGGGGCGGGTATCATGGCATATCGCAGTCGCAACGTCAACATTAACTATTTCCAAAAGAGTATAGGAATGCTGATGTTAGGCTATCGTAATGCCAGTTTTATTTTGTCGCACAAGGGGAATGCAATAAAAGCTGAATCTACAGATTTAGGGATGAATTGGGTGGTGCATCAGTTTGTAGAACGTACTGCTGTAGGTTTATCAAAAGATGACTTACGCCTAATTTCAGCCTTAGCCGAAACCACGAATAACAATTTTGATGCACTGCGGTTTTTATCACGCAAAACCAGAATCGAAGAAATCAATGCTGACGTAGAGTTGTTTTGTCGGATTTTACCGATAGTTCGCAAAGAGTACTGCCGTGCTTTATGGCGCTGGTTGAGAAATATTGCTCTTATGGATGAAATTTTAGTTTGTGGTGGGACAGCATCCTTTGTACGCCAAGAGCTAACCGAACATTTTGATAGTGAAGGCATTCCCATTTGTTGGAATGGCGGAATGGAACTACCTAAATATTTAGACACAATGGGATTAGGTGATAGGATAGCCGATGCTTGGGCATCCCATATTAGCCATATCAAGTTTTTGGATCATGAATTGAGCTATGACCGCCAAGACAAACCCCTAGTTCCTGATTATTATGTTCAACCATTCAAGAGTTTTAAACCAGACACGGAGATTTGGCAAAGAAACGGTTATATCACTACAAGCCAAAAATAGGGTGTTGGGGGTAGGGTGTTGGGATTTAGATTAGTTTGCATTTGTACGACAACTGTTGCGACTAATGCTGTCTGATGTTAGACAGACATTCTGTCTAACATTGCCAAAGCCAGTAAACGTAAGGGTTTGGCTTTGAATGGTGTTTCCTCCCGCAGGCGATCGCACTGAATCCGGGGGGAGCATCGCCCTAGCAACTCGACCCCTCTCAATGTATTTTCAAAGTTGTGGATGATTTACTCAGTTAATTGCTGTATTATCTACCCAGTGAGACAAAAATTAGAAAATTCGCTCTCCCAAGTTATGGAGATTCGACATTTATATCTGCTCGTCCACCAAAATCATGTCACCAAACACTATGTTCATCGTGCCTGTTTTGCTGATAACAACCACTATGTAATTGGCAGCGAAAAATCATGTCACTTACTAATAAAGGATATGAGTGTTAGTAGCACTCATGCGATTATCATCAAAAAAGACGAGCAATACTACTTGGCAGATTTAGATAGTGTTGAGGGAACAAAAATAGGAGGAATAAAGCTAGAGCCAAGGCAGGGTTATCTTTTGTCAGACGGTCGTTTAATCCAAATTGGTCAGGTCATTATTGAGGTAGAGATTCAGTCGGAAATTAAAGCGAAAAAGTTTGTTTCAGAGCCACCAACAGTTACGGCAACATTTAAGCCAATTCAAACACCAAATCATATATATAGAGAAACTAGGCAAAGAGCAGGACTTAGGCTAGATGCCATCGACTTGCGAAAAAATAGCCACCCCATACTCGCCTCGACAACGTTACTTAATGAAATCTCGCTGTCGTTCTTGCCCAACGAGTTCATTGTGATTGCTGGGGTGAGTGGTGGCGGGAAGTCAACTTTGATGGATGCACTTAACGGACAACGACCCGCCAGGGGGAAAGTGTTAGTTGATGGGGTTGACCTGTACAAGAACTATCACGCATTTAAGAACCTCATTGGTTATGTTCCCCAGGATGATATAGTCCATCTTGACTTGACTGTTTGGGAAGCGTTTATCTTTGCTGCCCAGTTGCGAATCCCCTTTTTTTCTAAAAGCGAACAGGAGCAGTTTGTTGAAGGAATGCTACAACATCTGCACCTATGGGAGCGAAAGAATATCCCTATCAAGCAACTCAGTGGAGGTCAACGCAAACGAGTTTCTATTGGCGTGGAACTTATCAGCACCCCCAGTTTGTTTTTTCTAGATGAGGCGACATCCGGGCTAGACCCAGGAACAGAATTACAAATCATGTCGATGCTGCGTTCTTTATCTAATGCAGGTAGTACCGTAGTTTTAATTACCCATGCTACTAAGAATGTAGCGATCGCAGATCAAGTAGTTTTCCTGGCTAAAGGTGGACGACTGGCATACGTAGGGCCGCCCAAGTTGGCATTAGACTATTTCCAAGTACAAGATTTTGATGCAATCTATCATAAAGTAGAGCATCAACTCTCCCCGCAGCAATGGGAAGAACGCTTCAAGTCTTCAGGTTATTACAAGAAATTTATTAGCGAACGCTTGCTATCATTACCACAACAGAACCAAGCACCCGCGCCAGTTAAGCGCAATTTGAGACAGCAGCTTGTGGTGTTGTGCCAACGCAATCTGTCGATTCTGCTCAAAAATAAGTTGAGCTTGGCATTGATGCTGCTGGGAGCGCCGATTCTGGGTTCACTCAATTTTGTGTTGTGGAAACCCGACTTGTTCAGTACCAAAACAGGGAATGCAGGGCAAGCTATTTCCACCCTGTTCGTTGTAGTGGTGATGGCGATTATGTCGGGTTCACTGGCCACAA from the Nostoc sp. C052 genome contains:
- the mobV gene encoding MobV family relaxase, whose amino-acid sequence is MAYAIARLKKLKRGNISGSASHTARERETPNADPTQKNIRFIGSLNPEERLEDLVLAKIRDSEQKRKIRTDAVYCVELLLSASPSYFRPNCPTQAGYYEPQKLDEWLEATHQWLADEYGNRIVRAELHLDEATPHIHAYFVPLDDQGQLRCNHFFDGRQKIQQFQNSYYQTMRLIGLERGIKGSRAKHQDIKDFYRIVEEGRDLEVDELSAEHLLAKAADRDRANQRKQEMEATAKALSLENEQLRRRIAQLEQDNQSIKKLTEWSTDLALDDVAIELGLWRKGNEWVGGNHIININASQFTDFGNGSSLGGNSAIDLVKHVNQCNQTTAIAWIGERFGEVGAKRAASAHAQKVTAVIIQTQPVPQFTPPIEDKKQWQQVEHYLTQKRGIPSDCVQMLHNQGLVYADSKANVVFVMRDLNGKTKGAFLEGTANTFSGYELGTVRRDSWFYFTLGKKPSEQTSTVVLSFSPIDAISVAMLEYQVKGIPENRTIYMAADDTSNLPVERLRNVPCVQLAFSQPTVARAVKELLPHSTQLKCESRDWNTQLINFSHQLQQRYSQQNHEELEL
- a CDS encoding ParM/StbA family protein; amino-acid sequence: MNKKNNSKDYTKVAITIDLGTSSQKGIAQIYPDGVPIVLAMEPEIADLGVESIEYLSNQLVQDTTVWIGIGSEYYVLGALAKSMFAGTSAIRDLKYQYALPKVAAMLWLAIRRLGVKNPDIELYVHLLLPVGEASDGQTLRAKLAQNLKTGIITPTGRLKAKLRSFDVSPEGAGIMAYRSRNVNINYFQKSIGMLMLGYRNASFILSHKGNAIKAESTDLGMNWVVHQFVERTAVGLSKDDLRLISALAETTNNNFDALRFLSRKTRIEEINADVELFCRILPIVRKEYCRALWRWLRNIALMDEILVCGGTASFVRQELTEHFDSEGIPICWNGGMELPKYLDTMGLGDRIADAWASHISHIKFLDHELSYDRQDKPLVPDYYVQPFKSFKPDTEIWQRNGYITTSQK
- a CDS encoding ATP-binding cassette domain-containing protein, with the translated sequence MEIRHLYLLVHQNHVTKHYVHRACFADNNHYVIGSEKSCHLLIKDMSVSSTHAIIIKKDEQYYLADLDSVEGTKIGGIKLEPRQGYLLSDGRLIQIGQVIIEVEIQSEIKAKKFVSEPPTVTATFKPIQTPNHIYRETRQRAGLRLDAIDLRKNSHPILASTTLLNEISLSFLPNEFIVIAGVSGGGKSTLMDALNGQRPARGKVLVDGVDLYKNYHAFKNLIGYVPQDDIVHLDLTVWEAFIFAAQLRIPFFSKSEQEQFVEGMLQHLHLWERKNIPIKQLSGGQRKRVSIGVELISTPSLFFLDEATSGLDPGTELQIMSMLRSLSNAGSTVVLITHATKNVAIADQVVFLAKGGRLAYVGPPKLALDYFQVQDFDAIYHKVEHQLSPQQWEERFKSSGYYKKFISERLLSLPQQNQAPAPVKRNLRQQLVVLCQRNLSILLKNKLSLALMLLGAPILGSLNFVLWKPDLFSTKTGNAGQAISTLFVVVVMAIMSGSLATMPEIAKERPIYRRERSVGLGLAPYLISKLVVAFVLAMYQSAVLLYLMLAAVEIPGADTNTGAMYFTLFLASFGSMVLGLIVSAIAPNPSVAPLMILIVLVFQIVFGGGIQPTENLNTNPNAKAVSELMLSKYSFENLVSLSRMGADVTDDFCWQKGESRRKKLPALLIAQCNCYNKNVFTKCDFPGLGKVKRTSSLNNDLLKANLLIQSILDGYESVLYQDVSRNNWNLIYLIGGMIWILFMIMLLKG